A portion of the Flavobacterium magnum genome contains these proteins:
- a CDS encoding glycosyltransferase family 2 protein — translation MSNLKQYITKKGEVLLYNGTPDLAQLEILADGPGDIWHSSFEQGYKNAFPELVYQTAIFFWYINDFDGLDECVSWRVNPNAFAVRQSVWEILGGFDPDFESVQAGALDFGFRAIRFYGGVPLYVKGLFSEQVRESATLSRTDRHVFFRKNFKTDHAIFMIYRMGILNPREWHAFLSAKRNYSQRNYDTIIPPRLLKEVSGTPTVSYIIPTMFRQDFTLQLLDDLAAQSHPPAQVIVVDATPESERDESLYAQKHYPFRLEVVWQQSKGSCRARNEAILLCSGDYIVFGDDDIRVPADFIENHLRFLQTYGADACNGLDIRADHHQQGLEDLRRKLSVFGPLRWRAGVTTNFSNANSCVRTKYVHALVGNDINFDGGYGEDGDFGLSLAKLGLVVMFNPFSTNLHLKPPSGGYRWWGAQAKILGKKRKTQPWELDTPVGLVRPVPSPTVMYGIIKQFTPQQLVEYKHKHFSYYLFSGPKYSFVYRLLRIPYKNIQFHKSVYYAKKLIKLGVRTK, via the coding sequence ATGAGTAATCTGAAGCAATACATTACAAAAAAAGGAGAGGTGCTGTTGTACAACGGAACCCCGGATCTTGCGCAACTGGAAATTCTGGCTGATGGGCCCGGAGACATCTGGCACAGTTCATTTGAGCAGGGCTACAAAAATGCTTTCCCGGAATTGGTTTACCAAACAGCAATTTTTTTCTGGTATATCAATGATTTTGATGGTTTGGACGAATGTGTAAGTTGGCGCGTGAATCCGAACGCATTCGCAGTACGGCAGTCAGTTTGGGAAATCCTTGGCGGGTTCGATCCTGATTTTGAAAGCGTTCAGGCCGGCGCGCTTGATTTCGGCTTCAGGGCCATTCGATTCTACGGCGGTGTCCCGCTGTATGTAAAGGGGCTGTTCAGTGAGCAAGTCCGGGAGAGCGCAACCCTGTCCAGAACAGACAGGCACGTGTTCTTCAGGAAAAACTTTAAGACTGACCACGCGATTTTCATGATTTACAGGATGGGAATCCTGAATCCGCGCGAGTGGCATGCTTTTTTATCCGCGAAAAGGAATTACAGCCAAAGAAATTACGACACAATTATTCCTCCCAGACTACTGAAAGAAGTTTCAGGGACGCCGACAGTGAGTTATATCATACCCACCATGTTCAGGCAGGACTTTACGCTGCAACTGCTCGATGATCTCGCTGCGCAAAGCCATCCGCCGGCTCAGGTGATTGTCGTGGATGCGACCCCCGAATCCGAAAGGGACGAATCGTTATATGCACAGAAGCACTATCCGTTCCGGCTTGAAGTGGTATGGCAACAGTCCAAGGGAAGCTGTCGTGCCCGCAATGAGGCAATCTTGCTTTGTTCCGGGGACTATATCGTGTTTGGCGACGACGACATCAGGGTTCCTGCGGATTTTATTGAAAATCACCTGCGTTTTCTTCAAACGTATGGCGCTGACGCCTGCAACGGACTCGACATTCGGGCCGACCACCATCAGCAGGGCCTTGAAGATCTCAGGCGTAAACTGTCTGTTTTTGGTCCTTTACGCTGGCGGGCCGGGGTGACAACAAATTTCAGTAATGCCAATTCATGCGTCAGGACGAAATATGTACACGCATTGGTTGGAAATGATATTAATTTTGATGGCGGTTATGGAGAAGATGGTGATTTCGGACTGTCTCTCGCCAAACTCGGACTCGTCGTGATGTTCAACCCATTTTCAACAAACCTGCACCTGAAACCACCGAGCGGAGGTTATCGCTGGTGGGGTGCACAGGCGAAAATTCTCGGGAAGAAGAGGAAAACGCAGCCATGGGAGCTTGATACGCCGGTAGGTTTGGTGCGGCCTGTCCCCAGTCCTACCGTGATGTATGGTATCATCAAACAATTTACGCCGCAGCAGCTGGTGGAATATAAGCACAAACATTTCAGTTATTACCTTTTCAGCGGACCTAA
- a CDS encoding alpha-1,2-fucosyltransferase: MITFSRLEKKGNLGNQLFQIASVMGIAKNNGQEFSFPKWSYGKYFQKQLPVNKEDTFNYFKEPCFEFRELKFDGGNYDLDGWFQSERYFDIAATRRYFSFKEDFVEGLKQKMQSALSSQTILISIRRGDFVDHPDYFQLPSGYYLNALNEHFPDWRQYSLIIMSDDPEYCKFHFGFLSNVYFTAGFSAVEQLGVAALCDHFIISNSTFSWWCAWLGEKEHSKIIRPLHYFTPAKRAIDDDRDYFPQRWVPFDHTGRKMSLRNAVICLEKRDPLLRDYLLANFEIGTQHIYEFPAKPLVHGGKWIFINDAVPPPLAVYTAVDDQDAGSIFLQKGALLNISRSLDACVLVKQHDFGIFSSQLRDVESTEPQIIFSCVPGYDEDVRNWSFAAIGKSGSQHYKIFYTYAGKIKGFPECIYYLAKQKKKALFVLKQFVKWLIRYRKK; encoded by the coding sequence ATGATTACGTTTTCCAGGCTTGAAAAGAAAGGGAATCTGGGCAATCAACTCTTCCAGATTGCCTCAGTGATGGGCATTGCGAAAAACAATGGACAGGAATTTTCTTTTCCGAAATGGAGTTATGGCAAATATTTCCAAAAGCAACTCCCGGTCAACAAAGAAGATACTTTCAACTACTTTAAAGAGCCATGCTTCGAATTCAGAGAGTTAAAGTTTGACGGTGGCAATTATGACCTTGATGGCTGGTTCCAGTCTGAACGCTATTTCGACATCGCAGCCACACGCAGGTATTTTTCGTTCAAGGAGGATTTCGTTGAAGGGCTGAAACAAAAAATGCAGTCTGCGCTCAGCAGTCAAACCATATTGATTTCCATACGACGGGGTGACTTTGTAGACCATCCTGATTATTTCCAATTGCCGTCAGGGTATTACCTCAATGCGTTGAACGAACATTTTCCGGATTGGCGCCAATACAGCCTTATTATAATGAGTGATGATCCGGAATACTGTAAATTTCATTTTGGTTTCCTCTCCAATGTATATTTTACTGCAGGTTTCTCTGCCGTCGAGCAGCTGGGCGTTGCGGCTCTATGCGATCATTTTATCATCAGCAATTCTACGTTTTCGTGGTGGTGTGCGTGGCTCGGCGAAAAAGAGCATTCGAAAATCATCAGGCCCCTGCATTATTTCACACCGGCGAAACGTGCCATTGATGACGACCGTGATTATTTCCCCCAAAGGTGGGTACCGTTCGATCATACCGGAAGGAAAATGTCTTTGCGGAACGCTGTAATCTGCCTTGAAAAAAGAGATCCGCTTTTGCGGGACTATTTGCTCGCGAATTTCGAGATCGGTACACAACACATTTATGAATTTCCGGCAAAACCATTGGTGCATGGTGGGAAATGGATATTCATCAACGATGCTGTGCCGCCGCCATTGGCTGTTTATACCGCCGTCGATGATCAGGACGCGGGATCAATTTTCCTGCAGAAAGGGGCACTGCTCAACATATCCCGATCACTCGACGCCTGCGTTTTGGTGAAACAACATGATTTCGGTATCTTTTCATCCCAGCTGCGTGATGTTGAATCGACGGAACCGCAGATTATTTTTTCCTGTGTTCCGGGATATGATGAAGATGTTCGTAATTGGTCGTTTGCGGCAATAGGAAAATCTGGGAGTCAACATTACAAAATATTCTATACATATGCGGGAAAAATCAAAGGTTTCCCCGAATGTATATATTATCTTGCGAAGCAAAAAAAGAAAGCGCTGTTCGTGCTCAAGCAGTTTGTCAAATGGCTGATACGCTACCGTAAAAAGTAA
- a CDS encoding polysaccharide deacetylase family protein, producing the protein MLKASMYHYVQPFNERLPFFKNLHIEDFCTQLDYFEREFGFVRKQDFLDAFHTGKLPEGIILTFDDGLKSHYQYVLPELIKRKLWGIFYIPTAPYTHTKILDVHRIHLILGIAPATAVYRKLIAMVSDDMLPGTLVSDFREWPYHLQEDDDHTKRVKQILNYYISYEFRESVIDQLMAYFVPDDINDVHGFYLTSDETAELAREGMIIGSHTHSHPLMSKLNALQQREEIEKSFGCLERIIGKSDHRTFCYPYGGFHSFTDETERILTDQKVQYSFNVEHRDITRDDILQRPQALPRYDCNHFPFGQCRAAQHQGTVRKGGVG; encoded by the coding sequence ATGCTTAAGGCTTCCATGTACCATTATGTGCAGCCTTTCAATGAAAGACTGCCATTTTTCAAGAATTTGCATATCGAAGATTTCTGCACCCAGCTTGATTATTTTGAAAGGGAATTCGGATTTGTAAGAAAGCAGGACTTCCTGGATGCATTTCATACGGGAAAACTGCCGGAAGGCATTATACTGACCTTTGATGACGGACTTAAATCGCATTATCAATACGTGTTACCGGAACTTATCAAGCGAAAACTGTGGGGCATATTTTATATCCCGACCGCGCCCTATACCCACACTAAGATTCTCGATGTGCACCGCATTCACCTGATTCTCGGTATCGCGCCGGCAACAGCGGTGTACCGTAAACTGATTGCGATGGTTTCTGACGATATGCTGCCCGGAACCCTGGTATCTGATTTTCGGGAATGGCCATACCACCTACAGGAGGATGACGACCATACGAAACGCGTTAAGCAAATACTCAACTATTACATCAGTTATGAGTTTCGCGAGAGTGTCATAGACCAATTGATGGCTTACTTCGTCCCAGACGACATTAACGATGTACATGGATTCTATCTCACGTCGGACGAGACAGCTGAACTGGCCCGTGAAGGCATGATCATCGGGAGCCATACACACAGCCATCCGCTGATGTCAAAGCTCAACGCACTGCAGCAACGCGAAGAGATTGAAAAGTCTTTTGGCTGCCTTGAGCGGATTATAGGGAAGTCCGATCACCGCACATTCTGTTATCCTTACGGCGGATTTCATTCGTTCACCGACGAGACAGAGCGCATCTTGACCGATCAGAAGGTTCAGTATTCGTTTAATGTAGAGCACAGGGACATTACCCGTGATGATATTCTGCAAAGACCCCAGGCATTGCCCCGGTACGATTGCAACCATTTTCCCTTCGGTCAGTGCAGGGCCGCGCAGCATCAGGGAACTGTAAGGAAAGGCGGCGTAGGATGA
- a CDS encoding glycosyltransferase family 4 protein, translating into MRTTRIAVLCNYQLLPERVGGMDHFFWEFDRICRDHAIEIDWFFPNTAAHGTYTSLHIIPFGNVSVEAFFLQHLIGADTGYAYIITHFVELCTPFFSKLRKLTDATVITVDHNPRPLHGYPVRKRIEKRIKGILFSRYIDKFIGVSQYTENQILKDFGRSLKRKTAVIYNGVIIDDIDIRQTQHIVPKFMTASHLRFSKGIQDLIEAVAGLPATARDLVKVDVYGDGPYKETLLENIRNRGVENQFVFMGSRADLNKVFCNYDFMIQPTHMECFSLAILESLAANVPVITTNVGGNEEVIVDGVNGFIFPAADVGRLRTLLAQILKGQRPQNQEMRHDIELSFSIRQMVENHFQLIKPKP; encoded by the coding sequence ATGAGAACGACAAGAATCGCAGTGCTATGCAATTATCAGCTGCTTCCGGAAAGGGTGGGGGGCATGGACCATTTTTTTTGGGAGTTCGATCGCATTTGCCGTGATCACGCTATTGAGATCGATTGGTTTTTTCCAAATACAGCTGCCCACGGAACCTACACATCACTCCATATCATTCCGTTTGGAAATGTAAGTGTGGAGGCTTTTTTCCTGCAGCATCTCATCGGGGCTGACACCGGGTACGCTTACATCATTACCCATTTCGTTGAATTATGCACCCCTTTTTTCAGTAAACTCAGGAAGCTTACCGATGCGACAGTAATCACCGTAGATCATAATCCCCGCCCTTTGCACGGTTACCCGGTTAGGAAACGAATAGAAAAGCGGATCAAGGGGATCCTTTTTTCAAGGTACATCGATAAATTTATCGGGGTGTCACAATATACTGAAAACCAGATACTGAAAGATTTCGGGAGGTCGCTTAAAAGAAAGACAGCAGTCATCTACAACGGCGTGATTATTGACGATATCGACATTAGGCAAACGCAACATATCGTTCCGAAATTCATGACCGCGTCGCATTTACGGTTCTCAAAAGGCATACAGGATCTCATCGAAGCCGTAGCCGGACTGCCCGCAACGGCCAGGGATCTTGTGAAAGTTGATGTCTACGGCGACGGACCGTACAAAGAAACCCTTCTGGAAAATATCAGGAATCGCGGTGTCGAAAATCAATTTGTGTTTATGGGAAGCCGTGCTGACCTGAATAAGGTTTTCTGCAACTATGACTTCATGATACAGCCTACGCATATGGAGTGTTTCAGCCTCGCCATTTTGGAAAGTCTCGCGGCAAATGTCCCGGTCATCACCACCAATGTAGGCGGAAATGAAGAGGTAATCGTGGATGGCGTCAACGGCTTTATTTTTCCCGCAGCGGACGTCGGCCGCTTAAGGACGCTTTTAGCGCAGATTCTGAAGGGGCAGAGGCCTCAAAATCAGGAAATGCGCCACGATATTGAACTGTCATTTTCCATCAGGCAGATGGTCGAAAATCATTTTCAACTCATTAAGCCCAAACCATGA
- a CDS encoding glycosyltransferase family 4 protein: MHIGFITSHYPFPDVKSVGGIGTSIRNLAAELARLGHEVTVLVYGQERDDRMEIDGIRFVTIRNVKFKGLSWWLTRRKIQRVIKMTARSRAFDVIEAPDWEGITSFITTPCPMILRLNGSDTYFCHLEKRPVKWINKFHERRAFKRADGIISVSRFTGEVTNAVFNCRRDFTVIPNGIDATRFVAHEKKKESRTVLYFGGIIRKKGVLEIPHYFNKIAATHPDARLVVAGFDMPDKLTGNRSTKEMMLKLFDEHISNRVHFTGSIPYHEIGSYIQDSAVCIFPSYAEALPVSWLEAMSMEKAVVASNIGWSNEIIEDGENGFKSDPANHDIFAQKIALLLDNPDSRENMGTKARETVIEKFSTKVTAIKSLDFYSSIIDKK; encoded by the coding sequence ATGCATATAGGATTTATCACTTCACACTATCCATTTCCCGATGTCAAAAGCGTCGGCGGTATTGGAACAAGCATCAGGAACCTGGCTGCAGAGCTGGCCCGCCTTGGCCACGAGGTAACCGTTTTGGTCTACGGACAGGAAAGAGACGATCGCATGGAGATCGACGGGATACGGTTTGTCACAATCCGCAATGTGAAATTTAAGGGATTGTCGTGGTGGCTTACGCGCAGGAAAATACAACGTGTGATCAAAATGACGGCGCGCTCCCGGGCGTTTGATGTCATCGAGGCGCCCGACTGGGAGGGCATCACGTCGTTTATTACGACGCCCTGTCCGATGATTTTGAGACTGAACGGCTCAGATACCTATTTTTGCCATCTGGAGAAGCGACCTGTCAAATGGATTAACAAATTTCACGAGCGCCGTGCTTTTAAACGCGCCGACGGCATTATTTCGGTCAGCCGGTTTACCGGTGAGGTGACCAACGCTGTTTTTAACTGTAGGCGCGACTTCACCGTAATCCCTAACGGGATAGACGCCACGCGGTTTGTTGCCCATGAAAAGAAAAAGGAGTCGCGCACCGTGCTGTATTTTGGGGGCATTATCAGGAAAAAAGGGGTGCTCGAAATCCCACATTATTTCAATAAAATAGCGGCCACCCATCCTGATGCCAGGCTTGTGGTGGCGGGCTTTGATATGCCCGATAAACTGACGGGAAACCGTTCTACCAAGGAAATGATGCTCAAGTTGTTTGATGAACACATTTCCAACAGGGTGCATTTTACCGGCAGCATCCCCTATCACGAAATCGGGAGCTATATACAGGATTCGGCAGTATGCATCTTTCCCTCATATGCGGAGGCGTTGCCTGTTTCCTGGCTCGAAGCCATGTCTATGGAGAAAGCTGTGGTGGCATCAAATATCGGTTGGAGCAATGAAATTATAGAGGACGGTGAGAACGGCTTCAAATCTGATCCTGCGAATCATGATATTTTTGCCCAGAAAATCGCCCTGCTGCTCGACAATCCGGATTCACGGGAAAACATGGGAACTAAGGCAAGGGAGACCGTTATTGAAAAATTCTCGACAAAAGTAACTGCCATAAAATCGCTGGATTTTTACAGCAGCATCATAGACAAAAAATGA